CCTTCATTTAATTTAACTAATCCTAAAATACCTGTAGTAGCTGTTTTACATAATACACACGTGAAAAATGCAAATGAAATTGAAACTTCCAACTATAAAAATTCTTACAAACACTTATTTAGCAATTTGCCAAGATATAAAGCAATTATAGCTTCTACTGTAGATCAAAAAGAAGATGTTACTAAGCGAATCAATAATGCAATACCTGTTGTCAATATACCTGTTGGATTTACTAACATTACTTTAACGAATCCAAAAAAAGTTGAACCAAAAAAACTCATCGCTGTTGCAAGGTACTCACCGGAAAAGCAACTTGACCATCAAATTAGATTAGTTGAAAAATTAAAAGATACTTATCCTCAAATAGAATTACATATGTTTGGTTTTGGTATGGAAACTGAAAAATTACAGACAATGATAAAAGAAAAAAATTTAGAAAAACATGTATTTTTACGAGGTTTCTTAAATTCATTAGAAGAAGAATACAAAAATGCTTACTTATGTTTAATAACTAGTAATATGGAAGGATTTAACTTAGCTTTATTAGAATGTTTAGCTCATGGAATACCTGCAGTTAGTTATGATATGAAGTATGGTCCTAAAGAAATGATTAATAATGGTGAAAATGGCTATTTAATTGAAAAAGATAATGAAGATGCATTATACGAAAAAGTAAAATATCTATTAGATCATCCTAAACTGCAACACGAATTTTCACTAAATAGCATAAAAGTTGCCAATCATTTTTCTGAAGATCATTTAATTAAACAATGGCAATCCTTCCTTAAAACGTTATAATTTCTAGCAATCATAAAAATTCCCAAGATACATTTTGTACCTTGGGAATTTTATTATCCTTTAATCCTTAAAAGCTTTTTGATATTGAACATAACCAGAAACATAATGTTCTATATCATCAATTCTAACTCTATAACCGTGATGTTTTATAAAGAAACTACCTAATATTCTAGCTGGATTTTTAAAATACATAGCTAATTCTGGATAGAAAAAGCCTGTTCTTTGATAATCTGCTCTTATATGGATAATATCAATTAATTTCTGTTCATCTATTAATGATTCAACTAATTCTTCATGTCCTTCTTGTTTGGCTTTTTGAATCAATCTATATGTGGCCATTAACATTTCTAAAAATGTTGGGAAAGTAGTTTCACGATTTTTAATATAATCTAAATGCGTGCTTACATTTTTAATTCCAAACTCAAAATATTTAGCTTCTGGATTAATTTGTACTAGTTCATTAGTACAGTATCCTAACCAGTGGTCATGATATTTCCAATAATCTTTAGCAATAAATTGATCAACTAAACTTTTAACTGTATTCAACCATTGTTCATTATGGTCTTGTTGATATAGTCGCATTAATGCTAACGCTGCCTCACCATCATAATAAACAATTCTAAATTTCTCTTTAACAGGTAAATCAGGATAGTTTAATACATGAGTAGTATCCCACGTATTTTCATCTATCATAGTTAATATGCCATTAGCCACCTTTTGTGCTGCTTCAAGGAATCTTTCATTATTGTGTTCTTTTAAATATTCACATACTGCAAATATAAATGATGCATTTTGTCCTAATTTAATCTCATTTATATTTTTTGTATCATCAAATACATATGCATTGCCATTACTTTCATATATATAATTGTCGATGATATAATTAATAGCTTTTTCTGTTGAATTTAGTGGTTCTCCTAAATAGTTTAATCCTTCAATTAACGCGTATGTAGATGAAGAATGTCGTAAAATATTATAAAATCCTATTTTTTTATCAAAATGTGGTAAATATCCGTAATTATATCTACCACTATCTTCCATCATATCATCTAAAAAGCGAGTACTACTTTTTATCAATTTATCTATCTCATTACTCAAATCGTCTATTTTTCTTAAGCCTTTTCGATAGCCTTTCGAATGCAACTCATAAACTTCTTCGTCATCTAAAAAGTATGATTTAGTATAAAATTTAGTGACCTCTTTACCTTTATATAAATCCTCAGAAAATGGTCTTTTATAATTAGTATATTTACGCATATAGTTATTAATATTGTCTTCAGATAAATAAAATTCTTTAGTCTCTTTAGATGGTCTTACAAATGCATTTACATTAATTTCCTCAGGTAAAAAAGTGATATTCCAATTTGAGTCAAGAGCAATACCATATTCAATATAATTTCGTCTAGTTGTAATCAAATCATTTTTCAGTTCATTAAATGGTACATTATCAAAATGCGTAACAATATCAACTTTAATCCATGTTGGATATACAGCTGCCTTTTTCTTGTATTTTTGACATAATTTATTAATCTCACGTTCTAAATAAGTAGTTTTCTTTAAAAGCTTCACCTGAGCTTTAACATTAGGTTTCCCTAAACTAACAAACGCATAACCTTCAATATTTTCTTTATCATTAATAAACTCTACTAATTTTCTTATTTTTCTTTCAATATCCATATTAACCTCCATATTACACATATATCATAATCAATTATATCAATTATTAATATTTTAGTGTAATTTTCAAATAAAACCAGGCCAAAATGACCTGGTTTTATCCATAATTATATATTTAACACAGATTAGATATTACTTGTTATCTGCATC
The DNA window shown above is from Staphylococcus sp. M0911 and carries:
- a CDS encoding poly(glycerol-phosphate) alpha-glucosyltransferase, which encodes MDIERKIRKLVEFINDKENIEGYAFVSLGKPNVKAQVKLLKKTTYLEREINKLCQKYKKKAAVYPTWIKVDIVTHFDNVPFNELKNDLITTRRNYIEYGIALDSNWNITFLPEEINVNAFVRPSKETKEFYLSEDNINNYMRKYTNYKRPFSEDLYKGKEVTKFYTKSYFLDDEEVYELHSKGYRKGLRKIDDLSNEIDKLIKSSTRFLDDMMEDSGRYNYGYLPHFDKKIGFYNILRHSSSTYALIEGLNYLGEPLNSTEKAINYIIDNYIYESNGNAYVFDDTKNINEIKLGQNASFIFAVCEYLKEHNNERFLEAAQKVANGILTMIDENTWDTTHVLNYPDLPVKEKFRIVYYDGEAALALMRLYQQDHNEQWLNTVKSLVDQFIAKDYWKYHDHWLGYCTNELVQINPEAKYFEFGIKNVSTHLDYIKNRETTFPTFLEMLMATYRLIQKAKQEGHEELVESLIDEQKLIDIIHIRADYQRTGFFYPELAMYFKNPARILGSFFIKHHGYRVRIDDIEHYVSGYVQYQKAFKD